Proteins from a genomic interval of Rhodococcoides fascians A25f:
- a CDS encoding MFS transporter: protein MSTATTHSKTEPPATGGIVAVLAFAGIVVALMQTLVIPLIPQLPQLLGASAGNTAWAVTATLLAGAVAVPVMGRLGDMFGKRRMLLVSMALLVAGSVVGALSDSLMPLIVGRALQGLAAGVIPLGISVMRDVLPAEKLAGSVALMSASLGVGGALGLPVAAILAEYADWHFLFWTAAGLGAIATALIVVIVPESQVRTGGSFDFLGAASLSTGLVTLLLAISKGSSWGWTSGLTVALFAASAAAFVVWGLWELRSTQPLVDLRVTVGRQVLFTNLASIVFGFSMFAMTLVFPQVLQLPETTGYGLGQSMLVAGLVMAPSGVVMMLIAPLSSVITRTRGPKVTLMAGAVVVAIGYGIGVVMLSAVWQLVLISVVIGAGTGLAYGAMPALIMGAVPASETGAANSFNTLMRSLGTSFASAVAGVILAQMTMTVGDTSIPSEAAFHVTMAVAAGAAVIAFIVASFLPKFTPPAATATAVDSSPKEEVAALR, encoded by the coding sequence ATGTCCACTGCCACAACCCATTCCAAGACCGAGCCGCCGGCCACCGGTGGCATCGTCGCCGTCCTTGCCTTCGCCGGTATCGTCGTTGCGCTGATGCAGACGTTGGTCATTCCACTCATTCCCCAACTACCTCAGCTGCTGGGTGCCTCGGCCGGGAACACTGCCTGGGCCGTGACGGCTACGCTACTTGCCGGTGCCGTCGCAGTTCCGGTCATGGGACGCCTGGGCGACATGTTCGGTAAACGCAGGATGCTCTTGGTCAGTATGGCGCTTCTCGTCGCAGGCTCCGTTGTCGGCGCACTGAGCGATTCCCTGATGCCACTGATCGTCGGCCGAGCACTTCAAGGCCTCGCTGCCGGCGTTATTCCGTTGGGCATCAGCGTGATGCGCGACGTACTGCCCGCCGAAAAATTGGCCGGTTCCGTCGCGTTGATGAGTGCGTCTCTCGGAGTGGGCGGTGCGCTGGGCTTGCCCGTCGCAGCCATTCTTGCCGAGTACGCGGACTGGCATTTCTTGTTCTGGACCGCTGCCGGACTCGGTGCCATCGCTACCGCACTCATAGTGGTGATCGTTCCCGAATCGCAGGTTCGCACCGGCGGCTCGTTCGATTTCCTCGGCGCGGCGTCACTGTCCACCGGACTCGTCACGTTGCTTCTCGCCATCTCGAAGGGTTCGAGCTGGGGCTGGACAAGCGGTCTGACCGTCGCACTCTTCGCCGCATCTGCTGCCGCATTCGTGGTGTGGGGCCTGTGGGAGCTTCGATCGACGCAGCCCCTCGTCGATCTGCGCGTGACAGTCGGCCGCCAGGTCTTGTTCACCAACCTCGCGTCCATCGTGTTCGGCTTCTCGATGTTCGCCATGACTCTCGTCTTCCCCCAGGTTCTTCAGCTGCCCGAGACTACGGGATACGGACTGGGCCAATCGATGCTGGTGGCAGGCCTGGTAATGGCACCGTCCGGTGTGGTCATGATGCTCATCGCTCCGCTCTCGTCCGTGATCACCAGGACCCGCGGACCCAAGGTCACTCTGATGGCCGGCGCTGTCGTAGTAGCTATCGGGTACGGGATCGGAGTGGTCATGCTCAGCGCCGTGTGGCAGCTGGTTCTCATCTCCGTGGTGATCGGTGCAGGAACTGGCCTTGCCTACGGTGCGATGCCCGCGCTCATCATGGGGGCGGTCCCCGCATCGGAGACCGGCGCGGCAAACAGCTTCAATACCCTGATGCGTTCGCTCGGAACGTCTTTCGCAAGTGCCGTGGCCGGAGTCATCCTGGCCCAGATGACCATGACAGTCGGCGACACATCGATTCCGTCCGAGGCCGCGTTCCACGTAACGATGGCCGTAGCGGCCGGTGCTGCCGTGATTGCATTCATCGTGGCGTCGTTCCTGCCGAAGTTCACACCCCCGGCCGCCACGGCCACAGCGGTGGATTCCTCCCCGAAGGAGGAGGTCGCGGCACTTCGCTGA
- a CDS encoding cysteine hydrolase family protein: protein MPDLAPFDPSTVAVVIVDVQPTVLSRVAGSEPAIERLGAVTAGARAAGARVAFVRVFLTTEDAAAVPPTNKMFGHFATMTPPADGPESQVDARLDVAADDLVCTKTRMGSFSTTRLDADLRSRGIDTIVLAGVATSGAVLTTAREAADLDYRVVVLSDCCADFDPEVHRILTEKVLPMTSDVVESPEFLAALDTATNSATTAPRDRS from the coding sequence ATGCCCGATCTCGCACCGTTCGATCCCAGCACAGTTGCCGTGGTGATCGTCGATGTACAGCCCACCGTGCTGTCCAGAGTGGCCGGCAGCGAACCCGCGATCGAGCGGCTCGGCGCGGTCACCGCGGGGGCACGTGCCGCCGGTGCGCGCGTGGCGTTCGTCCGAGTGTTCCTCACGACCGAGGACGCTGCGGCGGTACCACCGACGAACAAGATGTTCGGACACTTCGCCACGATGACTCCCCCCGCTGACGGGCCGGAATCGCAGGTCGACGCGCGTCTCGACGTTGCGGCAGACGACCTCGTTTGTACGAAGACCCGGATGGGGTCGTTCTCTACGACGAGGCTGGACGCGGACCTCCGGAGCCGGGGAATCGACACGATCGTTCTCGCCGGTGTGGCGACGAGCGGCGCGGTGCTCACCACCGCCCGCGAAGCCGCTGATCTCGACTACCGGGTCGTGGTCCTGTCGGACTGCTGCGCGGATTTCGACCCGGAGGTCCATCGAATCCTGACCGAAAAGGTACTCCCGATGACTTCCGACGTCGTCGAGTCCCCGGAGTTTCTCGCGGCCCTCGATACTGCAACGAATTCCGCAACGACCGCTCCTCGAGACCGATCGTAG
- a CDS encoding enoyl-CoA hydratase/isomerase family protein — translation MLLQRHNNEIPEARMSQNVVTTTVGAVATVRLDRPPVNAFDSALRVELGAAVRSLSEDEGVRAVVVTGGPSVFAAGADLKQLAAMEYEQISVWNRALQRVFNEIAALPLPVIAAVNGVALGGGMELALAADFRVLADDAVMALPEVQLGIVPGAGGMQRLRRLVGVSKAKEILMSGRRLDSSECSRLGIAEHVVPSEDVLVLAQDLAARFAAGPRFALQAIKESIDLGADSPLATGLAMDRNVLAGLFATGDRKIGIDSFFDHGLGKAQFGTTLE, via the coding sequence ATGTTGTTGCAGCGCCACAACAACGAGATCCCGGAGGCTCGGATGTCACAGAACGTAGTAACCACAACGGTGGGGGCGGTTGCCACCGTTCGACTCGACCGCCCACCGGTCAATGCATTCGATTCTGCTCTTCGGGTGGAATTGGGAGCTGCTGTGCGGTCGCTGTCCGAGGACGAGGGCGTACGTGCTGTTGTCGTCACCGGCGGACCCAGCGTGTTCGCTGCCGGTGCGGACCTCAAACAGTTGGCTGCCATGGAGTACGAGCAGATCTCTGTTTGGAACAGAGCCTTGCAGCGAGTGTTCAACGAGATCGCTGCTCTACCGTTGCCTGTTATCGCGGCAGTCAACGGTGTTGCCCTCGGTGGCGGGATGGAGTTGGCTCTCGCAGCCGACTTCCGGGTGTTGGCAGACGATGCCGTGATGGCTCTTCCCGAAGTTCAGCTGGGAATCGTGCCTGGTGCGGGGGGGATGCAACGTCTGCGGCGGCTCGTCGGCGTCAGCAAGGCCAAAGAGATTCTCATGTCGGGCCGCCGGTTGGACTCGTCCGAGTGTTCGAGGCTCGGTATCGCCGAACACGTGGTGCCGTCCGAGGATGTTCTCGTTTTGGCACAGGACCTTGCAGCACGGTTCGCGGCCGGGCCACGTTTCGCGCTTCAGGCGATCAAGGAATCGATCGACCTCGGCGCGGACAGCCCGCTGGCCACCGGTCTGGCGATGGACAGGAACGTGCTTGCCGGACTGTTCGCCACCGGCGACCGAAAGATCGGAATCGATTCCTTCTTCGATCACGGGCTCGGCAAAGCGCAGTTCGGAACTACCCTCGAGTAA
- a CDS encoding NAD(P)/FAD-dependent oxidoreductase, translating into MNTPADILIVGGSASGLSTVESLRRKEYEGKITVLGGESHAPYDRPPLSKQILSGAWSADKATLRTTDHLEKLNATFIVGDHALSLDSESRTVRTESGRILDADAIVVATGARPRTLSGQEGMKGVHVLRTLDDSLALRTELRPGVKLVVVGEGVLGCEIAATAATMGADVTICGPQPAPMTAQVGPLVADLLAALHAERGIHLRLSSGVDGLTQRDGRVTGVQLSTGETLDADVVVVAIGAVLATEWLDGSGLVLDNGVVCDSRCRAADGIYAVGDIARWKHEKLDKMVRLENRTNATEQAAAVAAVIMGEDEPYVPVPYFWTDQFDVKLQVYGFLPKDADVDIVEGDTAAGRFVARYTTAGTVTGVLGWNMPKQARQHRQDIVDSMA; encoded by the coding sequence GTGAACACTCCGGCCGACATTTTGATCGTCGGCGGATCGGCATCCGGTCTGTCGACCGTCGAGTCGCTTCGACGCAAGGAGTACGAGGGCAAGATCACCGTACTCGGCGGTGAGTCTCACGCTCCGTACGACCGACCTCCGTTGTCCAAGCAGATCCTTTCCGGTGCTTGGAGTGCAGACAAGGCAACGTTGAGAACCACCGATCACCTCGAGAAGCTCAACGCAACGTTCATCGTCGGAGATCACGCACTCTCGCTAGACTCCGAATCAAGAACCGTACGAACAGAATCCGGACGCATCCTCGACGCGGACGCCATCGTCGTCGCAACAGGTGCACGACCCCGCACTCTGTCCGGTCAGGAAGGCATGAAGGGAGTCCACGTCCTTCGTACCCTCGACGATTCTCTGGCTCTACGAACCGAATTGCGACCAGGCGTGAAGTTGGTCGTTGTAGGCGAAGGCGTCCTCGGATGTGAAATTGCCGCAACTGCGGCGACCATGGGTGCCGACGTCACCATCTGCGGCCCGCAACCCGCCCCCATGACGGCACAGGTCGGCCCGTTGGTGGCCGACCTTCTGGCGGCATTGCACGCCGAGCGCGGAATTCACCTGCGTCTGAGCTCAGGTGTCGACGGCTTGACCCAGCGAGACGGGCGGGTCACCGGCGTACAGCTGAGCACCGGCGAAACACTCGATGCCGATGTGGTCGTAGTCGCGATCGGAGCTGTGCTGGCCACCGAGTGGCTCGATGGCAGCGGGCTGGTACTCGACAACGGTGTCGTCTGCGACTCTCGGTGCCGAGCCGCGGACGGCATCTATGCGGTCGGGGACATCGCACGGTGGAAGCACGAGAAGCTGGACAAAATGGTCCGGCTGGAAAATCGCACCAACGCAACCGAACAGGCCGCCGCCGTCGCTGCAGTGATCATGGGCGAGGACGAGCCGTACGTACCGGTCCCCTACTTCTGGACGGACCAGTTCGACGTCAAGCTGCAGGTCTACGGATTCTTGCCGAAAGATGCCGACGTCGACATCGTCGAGGGCGACACTGCGGCCGGCCGCTTCGTGGCCCGTTACACCACCGCCGGAACCGTCACCGGGGTCCTGGGGTGGAACATGCCCAAACAAGCTCGACAGCACCGGCAGGACATCGTCGACTCGATGGCGTGA
- a CDS encoding ferredoxin, protein MKVFIDQEKCVAAGQCVAAAFEVFDQRDEDGIVVLLTDSPSEDQAEDVRQAAMVCPALAIRIEE, encoded by the coding sequence ATGAAAGTTTTCATCGACCAAGAGAAATGCGTCGCGGCGGGCCAATGCGTGGCAGCAGCGTTCGAGGTTTTCGATCAACGTGACGAGGACGGAATCGTTGTCCTGTTGACCGACTCACCGAGCGAAGACCAGGCCGAGGACGTTCGTCAGGCCGCCATGGTCTGCCCCGCTCTGGCCATTCGTATCGAGGAATAG
- a CDS encoding cytochrome P450 produces the protein MTETSDTATSVIPPYPTPRDSKCPFLPSPEIRQLHAEGTALSKARVWNGSTPWLVTTHAAQRTIMSDPRVSANDHLPGFPIATQAMAETMSDRPKTIFDTDGAEHAGLRRLLTNAFTRGRMEKVRPGIQQATDDLIDTMLAGPNPTDLVEALALPLPSLMICELLGVPYEDHDFFEEHAKIANARDTEPEASTKSTRALGGYVTKLIQDRMNDPQENVVSDLAQKVKAGDIDLPGASMLGMILLIAGHETSANMISLGTAALLQNPDQLAIIRETTDKKVIAGAVEELLRYLTIPHLLQRRIATEDIDYNGTVIKAGDGIVSPLPAANFDPVAFPDPEKLDLTREARHHHAFGWGPHQCIGQQLARIELEVVYSTLFKRIPTLALATDFENLKFKGDSLAYGIYELPVTW, from the coding sequence ATGACTGAGACATCGGACACAGCCACATCAGTAATTCCGCCCTATCCCACCCCCCGCGACAGCAAGTGCCCTTTTCTTCCGTCTCCAGAAATCCGACAACTCCACGCAGAGGGCACCGCCCTGTCCAAGGCTCGTGTGTGGAACGGCAGTACTCCGTGGCTGGTGACCACTCACGCCGCGCAGCGAACGATCATGTCCGATCCGCGAGTCAGTGCCAACGACCACCTGCCTGGATTTCCCATCGCCACCCAAGCGATGGCCGAGACCATGTCGGACCGTCCGAAGACAATCTTCGATACCGACGGTGCCGAGCATGCGGGCCTACGACGCCTCCTGACCAACGCCTTCACTCGCGGTCGGATGGAGAAGGTGCGGCCGGGAATTCAGCAGGCTACCGACGACTTGATCGACACCATGCTCGCCGGCCCCAACCCCACCGACCTCGTCGAAGCACTGGCATTGCCGCTGCCGTCGTTGATGATCTGCGAACTGCTCGGCGTGCCCTACGAGGACCACGACTTCTTCGAGGAGCACGCGAAGATTGCCAACGCACGGGATACCGAACCCGAGGCAAGCACCAAATCGACTCGGGCACTGGGAGGTTACGTCACGAAGTTGATCCAGGATCGGATGAACGACCCACAGGAGAACGTAGTCTCAGACCTGGCCCAGAAAGTGAAAGCCGGCGATATCGATCTACCCGGGGCCTCCATGCTGGGGATGATTCTTCTCATTGCCGGCCACGAAACCAGTGCCAACATGATCTCCCTCGGCACCGCAGCCCTCTTGCAGAACCCCGACCAACTCGCCATCATCCGTGAGACCACCGACAAGAAAGTCATCGCAGGCGCAGTCGAAGAACTGCTCCGCTACCTGACGATCCCGCACCTACTCCAACGCCGAATCGCCACCGAAGACATCGACTACAACGGCACCGTCATCAAAGCAGGCGACGGCATCGTCTCCCCGCTACCGGCCGCCAATTTCGACCCGGTCGCCTTCCCCGACCCCGAAAAACTCGACCTCACCCGCGAAGCCCGTCACCACCACGCCTTCGGCTGGGGCCCGCACCAATGCATCGGACAACAACTCGCACGGATCGAACTCGAAGTCGTCTACAGCACCCTCTTCAAGCGCATCCCCACCCTCGCACTCGCCACCGACTTCGAGAACCTGAAGTTCAAGGGCGATTCGCTCGCATACGGCATCTACGAGCTACCCGTCACCTGGTAG
- a CDS encoding cytochrome P450, whose protein sequence is MTDLRTSTNTDSIPDFPMPRDGKCPFLPPKELRDLSADGTALSKARVWDGSTPWLVTTHAAQRTIMSDPRVSANDHLSGFPIATQAMAETISDRPKTIFDVDGAEHTRLRRMLTNAFTRGRMEKVRPGIQQATDDLIDTMLAGPNPTDLVEALALPLPSLMICELLGVPYEDHDFFEKHSRAAVDRNATREESAASSVALMGYITELLQKKMVEPDEDVVTDLAKRVQSGDLDLPGAAMLGQILLIAGHETSANMISLGTAALLQNPDQLAIIRETTDKKVIAGAVEELLRYLTIPHLLQRRIATEDIDYNGTVIKAGDGIVSPLPAANFDPVAFPDPEKLDLTREARHHHAFGWGPHQCIGQQLARIELEVVYSTLFKRIPTLALATDFENLRFKGDYLAYGVFELPVRW, encoded by the coding sequence ATGACAGATTTACGCACGAGCACAAACACCGATTCCATCCCCGACTTCCCGATGCCCCGAGACGGAAAGTGCCCTTTCCTGCCGCCGAAGGAGCTTCGTGACCTGAGCGCCGACGGCACCGCCCTGTCCAAGGCTCGTGTGTGGGACGGCAGTACTCCGTGGCTGGTGACCACTCACGCCGCGCAGCGAACGATCATGTCCGATCCGCGAGTCAGTGCCAACGACCATCTTTCTGGATTTCCCATCGCCACCCAAGCGATGGCCGAGACCATCTCCGATCGACCCAAAACGATCTTCGACGTGGACGGCGCGGAACACACCCGGCTCCGCCGAATGCTGACCAACGCCTTCACTCGCGGTCGGATGGAGAAGGTGCGGCCGGGAATTCAGCAGGCTACCGATGACTTGATCGACACCATGCTCGCTGGACCCAACCCCACCGACCTCGTCGAAGCACTGGCATTGCCGCTGCCGTCGTTGATGATCTGCGAACTGCTCGGCGTGCCCTACGAGGACCACGACTTCTTCGAGAAGCATTCTCGGGCGGCTGTGGACCGCAACGCAACTCGTGAAGAGAGCGCCGCCTCCAGCGTCGCATTGATGGGGTACATCACGGAGCTGCTCCAGAAGAAGATGGTCGAACCCGACGAGGATGTCGTGACAGACCTGGCCAAGCGGGTGCAATCCGGGGATCTCGATCTTCCGGGTGCGGCCATGCTCGGCCAGATTCTTCTCATTGCCGGCCACGAAACCAGTGCCAACATGATCTCCCTCGGCACCGCAGCCCTCTTGCAGAACCCCGACCAACTCGCCATCATCCGTGAGACCACCGACAAGAAAGTCATCGCAGGCGCAGTCGAAGAACTGCTCCGCTACCTGACGATCCCGCACCTACTCCAACGCCGAATCGCCACCGAAGACATCGACTACAACGGCACCGTCATCAAAGCAGGCGACGGCATCGTCTCCCCGCTACCGGCCGCCAATTTCGACCCGGTCGCCTTCCCCGACCCCGAAAAGCTCGACCTCACCCGCGAAGCCCGTCACCACCACGCCTTCGGCTGGGGCCCGCACCAATGCATCGGACAACAACTCGCACGGATCGAACTCGAAGTCGTCTACAGCACCCTCTTCAAGCGCATCCCCACCCTCGCACTCGCCACCGACTTCGAGAACCTGAGGTTCAAGGGCGATTACCTCGCCTACGGGGTGTTCGAGCTACCCGTCCGCTGGTAG
- a CDS encoding TetR/AcrR family transcriptional regulator produces the protein MARPPGHGPSYEVKRQEIIDLAAGLFAKNGYAATGIVEIGETVGLAKGALYYYIRSKENLLVEIQERVLDPLVYNANRIAEIDTAPAVKLRLLSHALLDMIFRRLDHIWVYEHDYKHLTGDNLSRMLKRRHEFENIVREMLVAAMEEGTFREADPVLAMLQYLNMHNHTYQWLKPEQRWDAAFLSKTYCKTLFTGFAGGDFDFDTMEAEVARIQAMAQ, from the coding sequence ATGGCGCGACCACCCGGGCACGGCCCCTCGTACGAGGTCAAGCGCCAGGAGATCATCGATCTTGCGGCGGGCTTGTTCGCCAAGAACGGATATGCGGCAACAGGAATTGTCGAGATCGGTGAGACTGTCGGACTGGCCAAGGGGGCGCTGTATTACTACATTCGCTCCAAGGAGAATCTCCTGGTCGAGATTCAGGAGCGGGTCCTCGACCCGCTGGTGTACAACGCCAATCGCATCGCCGAGATCGACACTGCGCCCGCAGTGAAGCTTCGGCTGCTCTCGCATGCTCTGCTCGACATGATCTTCCGGCGTCTCGATCACATCTGGGTTTACGAGCACGACTACAAGCATCTGACGGGTGACAATCTGTCCCGAATGCTCAAGCGACGGCACGAGTTCGAGAACATCGTGCGCGAAATGTTGGTTGCTGCAATGGAAGAAGGAACCTTCCGTGAGGCGGATCCGGTGCTTGCCATGCTCCAATATTTGAACATGCACAATCACACGTACCAGTGGCTGAAGCCCGAGCAGAGGTGGGATGCAGCCTTCCTGTCCAAAACATATTGCAAGACTCTCTTCACCGGATTCGCCGGTGGAGACTTCGATTTCGACACGATGGAAGCCGAGGTAGCTCGGATTCAAGCGATGGCTCAGTAG